A single window of Gehongia tenuis DNA harbors:
- a CDS encoding DEAD/DEAH box helicase — translation MSQPITPRAELHEGKIWLTCPFNVRAAADAVPGRRWDPWNRVWVLPNTAATLEILAGFRGLELDDELMARLPQPEIPVEAVDVPDAPPMPLRPGITPFAHQQAAYALALQHDGYALLHEPGCGKTLTAIALIGRRHLEGQVRRCLVVAPLSVIPAWEPEWAAYSSVPATLRLLTGSGAQKAAALKGLARVQGLAVAVINYESVWRLEDEIAAWRPDMIVCDESQRIKNPKAKQSRALHRLGRLAKYRLMLTGTPVNNGPLDFWSQYRYLDPTIFEGSYYAFRNHYAVMGGFEGKQVVAYRDLGELTRKAHSVAHRVTKAEALDLPPYTDQLRYCTLEPAARKLYNTLERESAAELEAAAVVTAPLVVTRMLRLSQLTGGYLRPDEGGEVRQVSTAKLQLLEEVLEDLVAAGKKIVIFARFVPEIHAICSAAAALVGEAGCRAIWGETPGEQRGQAVQDFQTLGEVRVFVAQTRTAGLGITLHAADTCIFYSLDYSYETYEQARARIHRAGQCHPCTAIHLIAQKTIDEDVLETLRRKKDFAAEMVDRWRERRGHGTDSGNPQPPAAAGQD, via the coding sequence ATGAGCCAGCCCATCACGCCGCGGGCGGAGCTCCATGAGGGCAAGATCTGGCTTACCTGTCCCTTTAATGTGCGGGCGGCGGCAGATGCTGTCCCCGGTAGGCGCTGGGACCCATGGAATCGTGTGTGGGTGCTGCCAAACACGGCGGCCACCCTGGAAATCCTGGCCGGGTTCCGGGGTCTGGAACTGGACGATGAGCTCATGGCGCGCTTGCCCCAGCCGGAGATCCCGGTGGAAGCAGTGGATGTTCCAGACGCGCCACCCATGCCCCTTCGCCCGGGGATCACACCTTTTGCACACCAGCAGGCGGCTTACGCTCTGGCGCTGCAGCATGACGGATACGCACTGCTCCATGAGCCGGGATGTGGCAAGACCCTGACAGCCATCGCGCTCATCGGACGGCGGCATTTGGAGGGGCAGGTGCGCCGGTGCCTGGTGGTTGCGCCGCTCTCCGTGATCCCGGCCTGGGAGCCGGAGTGGGCCGCCTATTCCAGTGTCCCGGCCACCCTGCGGCTTCTCACCGGCTCCGGGGCCCAGAAGGCCGCGGCTCTCAAAGGCCTGGCCCGGGTCCAGGGGCTCGCCGTGGCGGTCATCAATTACGAGTCCGTGTGGCGGCTGGAGGATGAGATTGCCGCCTGGCGGCCGGACATGATCGTCTGTGACGAGTCCCAGCGGATCAAAAATCCCAAGGCCAAGCAGTCCCGGGCGCTGCATCGGCTGGGGCGGTTGGCCAAGTACCGGCTCATGCTTACCGGCACCCCGGTCAACAACGGGCCGCTGGACTTCTGGAGTCAATATCGGTACCTTGATCCCACGATCTTTGAGGGCAGCTATTACGCATTCCGCAACCACTACGCCGTGATGGGCGGCTTCGAGGGCAAGCAGGTGGTGGCTTACCGGGACCTAGGGGAGCTTACCCGCAAAGCTCACAGCGTCGCTCACCGGGTGACCAAGGCTGAGGCGTTGGATCTGCCGCCCTACACGGACCAGCTTAGATACTGCACCCTTGAGCCCGCAGCCCGAAAACTCTACAACACATTGGAGCGGGAATCGGCGGCGGAGCTCGAGGCCGCCGCGGTGGTTACGGCGCCGCTGGTGGTCACCCGAATGCTGCGCTTGTCTCAGCTCACCGGCGGCTATCTGAGGCCGGACGAGGGGGGAGAGGTCCGGCAGGTGAGCACTGCCAAGCTGCAGCTGCTCGAGGAGGTACTGGAGGACCTTGTCGCCGCTGGCAAAAAGATCGTGATCTTTGCTCGGTTCGTGCCGGAAATCCACGCGATCTGTTCCGCCGCAGCGGCGCTGGTGGGGGAAGCCGGATGCCGCGCCATCTGGGGCGAGACCCCCGGGGAACAGCGTGGCCAGGCGGTTCAGGACTTCCAGACCCTTGGTGAGGTCCGGGTGTTCGTGGCCCAGACCCGCACAGCAGGCCTCGGCATCACTCTGCATGCAGCGGACACCTGCATATTCTACTCCCTCGATTACTCTTATGAGACCTATGAACAGGCCCGGGCCCGGATTCACCGGGCGGGGCAGTGCCACCCCTGCACGGCCATCCACCTTATCGCGCAAAAGACCATTGACGAGGACGTGTTGGAGACCCTGCGGCGCAAGAAGGACTTCGCAGCGGAGATGGTGGACCGCTGGCGGGAAAGGAGAGGCCATGGAACTGATTCAGGAAATCCGCAGCCTCCAGCGGCTGCGGGACAGGATTGA
- a CDS encoding gp33 family protein: MELIQEIRSLQRLRDRIDELETELKAQKAQASQLEQEILDAMELEEMDDLKLDGRRYSYHASIKGNVLAANRDRFMEELRAHGLGDIIKPTVHPGTLNSLVKEYYETEGRLPDWAEPLIHVFTVRTLQARKTKK; encoded by the coding sequence ATGGAACTGATTCAGGAAATCCGCAGCCTCCAGCGGCTGCGGGACAGGATTGACGAGCTCGAGACCGAGCTCAAGGCCCAGAAGGCCCAAGCGTCACAATTGGAGCAGGAGATCCTCGACGCCATGGAGCTGGAGGAGATGGACGATCTAAAACTGGATGGCCGGCGCTACAGCTATCATGCGAGCATCAAGGGCAACGTGCTGGCAGCCAACCGCGACAGGTTTATGGAGGAGCTTCGGGCCCACGGGCTGGGCGATATCATCAAGCCCACCGTGCACCCGGGGACGCTCAACAGCTTGGTTAAGGAGTACTACGAGACAGAGGGCAGGCTGCCCGACTGGGCAGAACCCCTGATCCATGTGTTCACGGTCCGGACCTTACAGGCCCGGAAAACAAAAAAATGA
- a CDS encoding DUF927 domain-containing protein has protein sequence MEDRQAQAALVYAQKYGFAVFPLHSVRDGRCTCGNAKCDRKGKHPRTQGGLKDASKDPQVITRWWRRWPDANVGIATGAVSGFWVLDIDTAGGKAGEDSLDYLQDELGPLPATWEQITGSGGRHMLFRYPGIPIKNKVGWMDGLDVRGDGGYIVAPPSVHASGRTYEWELEHHPAEIPMAMAPELWVSALTEPKQSTGQAVDLPDKFAAGQRNELMFRLGASLRARGLSAAALRAALHEENRARCTPPLSDHEVDTIAESCAKYAPGEPRPAAAVMERSALDTRLRDVTPEEIFGAEIIGALAAVKDENAADYAQYKLQIRDRFGRAVSMRDLDSAVKQAQAKQRNFRIVNGNETDPLASDLIKDCPLKVRIPRDWRWDLTGVRRVVPKNNGPDELQVASQVPVAITGRAVNIETREERVELSYRLDNRWQSMIVKRSVAFAARNIVDLADKGLTVSSETARHLVRYFDDQFGLNLDALPVTSTVSHFGWLADGRFLPGGAEDVRLDFDDQGGTGAIARGYEAAGSLEDWIDQVARPVRKFPLARFQLAAGFGAPLLALLGHRVFIVHNWGPSGGGKTAGAYGAVSVWGDPETLKTSFNATRVGLENMAALYADLPLLIDERQVAGDRDDFVKSIVYMLGLGKSKARGMRGGGLQKFTTWRTITLSTGEQPLTTAGVEAGVKNRVLEIYGRPFGEDEDAARAMYDATDQYHGTAGPVFVARLAQMDREELRGQYQALRDSLLFARPDLQAAHVHAVAVVCMADYLYSQWLMDVPESAAMDDALALGDTILDKLESVDEVNDASRAMEYFASWCGINANFFEADPPGGRRYGITEQGAAGERIVCVYPPIFEDAMRAGGYNGQRILRDWADKGWILTETRPSDGKRRCKVRRQISGKREMFVAVIVDNM, from the coding sequence GTGGAGGACAGACAGGCGCAGGCGGCACTGGTTTATGCGCAAAAATATGGATTTGCCGTGTTTCCGCTGCACAGCGTGCGGGACGGCCGGTGCACCTGCGGCAATGCCAAATGTGACCGAAAAGGCAAGCACCCACGGACCCAAGGCGGCCTCAAGGACGCCAGCAAGGATCCGCAGGTCATTACCCGGTGGTGGCGACGCTGGCCGGACGCCAATGTGGGCATCGCCACCGGCGCGGTAAGCGGCTTTTGGGTGCTGGACATCGACACTGCCGGCGGGAAAGCAGGCGAGGACAGCCTGGATTATCTCCAGGACGAGCTGGGCCCGCTGCCGGCGACATGGGAACAGATAACGGGCTCCGGGGGGCGGCATATGTTGTTCCGCTACCCCGGGATCCCAATCAAAAATAAAGTGGGCTGGATGGACGGTCTGGATGTCAGGGGCGACGGTGGCTATATCGTGGCCCCGCCCAGCGTCCACGCCAGCGGCCGCACCTACGAGTGGGAGCTGGAACACCATCCGGCGGAAATCCCCATGGCCATGGCGCCGGAGCTGTGGGTGTCGGCACTGACCGAACCCAAGCAAAGCACCGGCCAGGCTGTGGACCTGCCGGACAAATTTGCGGCAGGCCAGCGCAACGAGCTCATGTTCCGGCTCGGAGCGTCTCTCCGGGCCCGCGGTCTGTCGGCCGCGGCACTCCGGGCGGCACTGCATGAGGAGAACCGGGCCCGGTGCACGCCGCCCTTGAGCGACCATGAGGTGGACACCATCGCGGAGAGCTGCGCCAAGTATGCACCGGGGGAGCCCAGGCCGGCGGCTGCGGTCATGGAACGGTCCGCTCTCGATACGCGGCTCAGGGACGTGACTCCGGAAGAGATTTTTGGCGCGGAGATCATCGGGGCGCTGGCCGCGGTCAAGGACGAGAATGCCGCGGACTACGCCCAGTATAAGCTGCAGATCCGGGACAGATTTGGCCGGGCTGTGAGCATGCGGGATCTGGACAGCGCGGTCAAGCAGGCCCAGGCCAAGCAGCGGAATTTTCGGATTGTGAACGGCAACGAGACCGATCCCCTGGCCTCGGACTTGATCAAGGACTGCCCGCTCAAGGTGCGCATCCCGCGGGACTGGCGCTGGGACCTCACCGGGGTCCGGCGCGTGGTGCCCAAAAACAACGGACCGGATGAGCTGCAGGTGGCAAGTCAGGTCCCCGTGGCCATCACCGGCCGGGCGGTCAATATCGAGACCCGTGAGGAACGGGTGGAACTGTCCTACCGGCTGGATAACCGGTGGCAGTCCATGATCGTCAAGCGGTCCGTAGCCTTTGCGGCACGAAACATTGTGGATCTGGCTGACAAGGGGCTCACCGTGTCCAGCGAGACCGCCCGGCACCTGGTCCGGTATTTTGACGATCAGTTCGGGCTCAACTTAGACGCGCTGCCGGTGACCAGCACGGTCAGTCATTTCGGCTGGCTTGCAGACGGCCGGTTCCTGCCCGGCGGCGCGGAGGACGTCCGGCTTGATTTCGACGACCAGGGGGGCACCGGGGCCATCGCCCGGGGCTATGAGGCGGCGGGGAGCCTGGAGGATTGGATTGACCAGGTGGCCCGGCCTGTTCGCAAGTTTCCGCTGGCGAGGTTCCAGCTAGCCGCGGGGTTCGGCGCGCCGCTGCTCGCCCTTTTGGGGCACCGGGTGTTCATCGTGCATAACTGGGGCCCGTCGGGCGGCGGCAAGACCGCCGGCGCCTACGGGGCGGTGAGCGTGTGGGGCGATCCCGAGACCCTCAAGACCAGCTTCAACGCAACGAGGGTAGGGCTTGAAAATATGGCGGCGCTCTATGCTGATCTGCCGCTACTCATCGACGAGCGGCAGGTGGCCGGAGACCGGGACGATTTCGTGAAGAGCATCGTGTATATGCTGGGCCTTGGCAAGTCCAAGGCCCGGGGTATGCGGGGTGGCGGCCTGCAAAAATTTACGACCTGGCGGACGATTACCCTGTCCACCGGGGAGCAGCCGCTTACCACTGCGGGCGTGGAGGCCGGCGTCAAAAATCGTGTACTCGAGATCTACGGCCGGCCCTTTGGTGAGGATGAGGACGCGGCCAGAGCCATGTATGACGCGACGGATCAGTATCATGGGACCGCTGGGCCGGTGTTTGTCGCCCGGCTGGCCCAGATGGACCGGGAGGAACTTCGGGGGCAGTACCAGGCCCTACGGGATAGTCTGCTCTTTGCCCGGCCCGATCTGCAGGCGGCCCATGTGCATGCCGTAGCGGTGGTTTGCATGGCTGATTATCTCTATAGCCAGTGGCTGATGGACGTGCCGGAGAGCGCGGCCATGGACGACGCGCTGGCGCTCGGGGACACGATCCTCGACAAGCTGGAGAGCGTGGATGAGGTCAACGACGCGTCCCGAGCCATGGAGTATTTCGCCTCCTGGTGCGGGATCAATGCCAATTTTTTCGAGGCGGACCCGCCCGGCGGACGGCGGTATGGGATCACGGAACAGGGCGCGGCAGGCGAGCGGATCGTGTGCGTGTATCCGCCGATTTTCGAGGACGCCATGCGGGCCGGTGGCTACAACGGCCAGCGGATCCTGCGCGACTGGGCGGACAAGGGCTGGATTCTCACGGAGACCCGGCCCAGCGACGGCAAGCGCCGTTGCAAGGTCCGGCGCCAGATAAGCGGCAAGCGTGAGATGTTTGTGGCTGTGATTGTGGATAACATGTGA
- a CDS encoding VRR-NUC domain-containing protein yields MNDMPKAHGELESEIQARILRYLRRTFPDAHIRKNHSQGRFATGGIPDIEMIVDGRAIFFEVKRPGGRPTRLQQETIRRLQAAGAHAGVVTSVEETQALLAEWGILGTGGGVDGD; encoded by the coding sequence ATGAACGATATGCCGAAAGCCCATGGTGAGCTTGAAAGCGAGATCCAGGCAAGGATCCTGAGATATCTCCGGCGGACATTCCCGGACGCGCATATCCGAAAGAATCATTCCCAAGGCCGGTTCGCTACCGGGGGGATCCCGGACATTGAGATGATCGTGGACGGACGGGCAATCTTTTTTGAGGTCAAGCGCCCGGGCGGACGGCCGACCAGGCTCCAGCAGGAGACGATCCGGCGGCTGCAAGCCGCTGGTGCCCATGCGGGGGTGGTGACCTCGGTGGAAGAAACTCAGGCGCTGCTGGCGGAGTGGGGGATCCTTGGAACGGGAGGCGGTGTAGATGGTGATTGA
- a CDS encoding sigma factor-like helix-turn-helix DNA-binding protein — translation MVIDIHTVRDLRRRIEGLQERIARIRSSLEGSTIRIRDLPGGASKEQDRMASDVARLLELEDQLKARVLEYETELIVIDEALAALPSPEQEVMRLRYVDGLKWWEVAQRMNYDERWCKRLAKRAEDSLLD, via the coding sequence ATGGTGATTGACATACATACGGTCCGGGATTTGAGACGACGTATAGAGGGCCTCCAGGAGCGCATAGCACGAATCCGTTCGTCGCTGGAGGGGTCGACGATCCGGATCAGGGATCTGCCCGGAGGAGCCTCCAAAGAGCAGGACCGCATGGCGTCGGACGTGGCCAGATTGCTGGAGCTGGAGGACCAGCTGAAAGCACGAGTGTTGGAGTACGAGACGGAGCTGATCGTCATTGACGAGGCGTTGGCGGCGTTGCCCAGCCCTGAGCAGGAGGTTATGCGACTGCGCTATGTGGATGGGCTCAAGTGGTGGGAGGTGGCACAGCGCATGAACTATGACGAGAGATGGTGCAAGCGTTTGGCCAAACGGGCGGAAGATAGTCTGCTTGATTAA
- a CDS encoding DNA-methyltransferase yields the protein MTDITLMQGDCLELMERIPDGSVDLVLTDPPYNIGVTTRKGNKQFVNSWDKIDGYIDWCIRWLQQCERVLKPNGVLYFWHNDMAQIAELLEVIKRRTHLAFRSFCIWDKGDAFRARSWHHRDPEGKTALRSWFSVCEYCLHFFNAPKDAESHWKHTGLDRIHSNPECFRPLKAWYTKEKERLGLTEEDVSKQYMIATGRKPHMLRHYFRDSQFEIPTRAVFESVYEPLGFRIMTQGRQGYEAMRQEYEAMRQEYEAMRQEYEAMRHYHRCDDMHCNVWHVPPIPSQKRYHTCQKPEAILERLIRVSCRPGGVVLDPFMGSGSTGVACINTGRKFVGVELDPHYFEVARDRIAKAQAELAES from the coding sequence ATGACCGATATAACCTTGATGCAGGGCGACTGCCTTGAGCTCATGGAGCGGATCCCGGATGGAAGCGTGGATCTGGTGCTGACCGATCCACCATACAATATCGGAGTGACTACCCGAAAGGGCAATAAGCAGTTCGTAAACTCATGGGACAAAATCGACGGATATATTGACTGGTGCATACGCTGGCTACAACAATGTGAACGCGTATTGAAGCCCAACGGTGTATTGTATTTCTGGCACAACGACATGGCCCAAATTGCGGAACTCCTAGAAGTGATCAAAAGGCGTACGCACCTCGCGTTTCGATCATTTTGCATATGGGATAAGGGCGATGCATTTCGAGCTCGAAGTTGGCATCATCGTGACCCGGAGGGAAAGACGGCCTTGAGGTCATGGTTCAGCGTATGCGAATATTGCCTGCATTTTTTCAATGCCCCGAAGGATGCCGAAAGCCATTGGAAGCATACGGGATTAGACAGGATTCACAGCAACCCGGAATGTTTTCGGCCTTTGAAGGCGTGGTACACCAAAGAAAAAGAACGACTTGGGTTGACGGAGGAGGACGTGTCCAAGCAGTACATGATAGCTACGGGACGCAAGCCCCATATGCTGCGCCATTATTTTCGGGACAGCCAGTTCGAGATACCGACCAGGGCAGTTTTTGAGAGTGTATACGAGCCCCTGGGCTTCCGCATTATGACGCAAGGACGGCAAGGCTACGAAGCGATGCGGCAGGAGTACGAAGCGATGCGGCAGGAGTACGAAGCGATGCGGCAGGAGTACGAAGCGATGCGACACTATCATCGTTGTGACGATATGCACTGCAATGTATGGCATGTACCGCCGATCCCATCGCAGAAGAGATATCATACATGCCAAAAGCCCGAAGCAATATTGGAGAGATTGATCCGGGTAAGTTGTAGACCTGGCGGGGTCGTGTTAGACCCATTTATGGGATCCGGCTCCACCGGCGTCGCCTGCATCAATACGGGCCGCAAATTTGTGGGAGTTGAATTGGACCCGCACTATTTTGAGGTGGCGCGGGACCGTATAGCCAAGGCGCAGGCAGAGCTGGCGGAATCGTAG
- a CDS encoding type II toxin-antitoxin system HicB family antitoxin, whose translation MKYIYPAIFAREGDNYIVSVPDLPGCHTFGHSLADAIDMARDAIEMWLVDAEDNVDVIPDLSPLDQVVPPEGGFVNLIDADTDEYRRENDNRAVKKTLTLPSWLNSKAERAGINFSQTLQEALKQRLDLD comes from the coding sequence ATGAAATATATCTATCCCGCAATCTTTGCCCGCGAAGGTGACAACTATATCGTGTCCGTTCCTGATCTTCCCGGTTGCCATACCTTTGGACATTCTCTGGCCGATGCTATCGATATGGCCCGCGATGCCATTGAAATGTGGCTGGTCGATGCTGAGGATAACGTGGATGTTATTCCCGATTTGAGTCCTCTTGATCAGGTAGTCCCGCCAGAAGGAGGCTTTGTTAATCTCATCGATGCGGACACGGACGAATACCGACGCGAGAATGATAATCGGGCAGTGAAGAAAACCCTCACCCTTCCAAGCTGGCTCAATTCTAAAGCTGAGCGGGCCGGTATTAACTTCTCGCAAACTCTACAGGAGGCTTTGAAGCAACGCCTCGATCTTGACTAA
- a CDS encoding type II toxin-antitoxin system HicA family toxin — MTERELIRLLRQNGWELQEGKRHSMATNPRVPGVKIPIPRHKGDIPIGTVNSILKDAGLK; from the coding sequence ATGACTGAACGGGAACTGATCCGGCTACTCCGGCAAAATGGCTGGGAACTTCAAGAAGGCAAACGCCATTCAATGGCTACCAATCCCCGGGTTCCCGGCGTTAAGATCCCGATACCTCGTCATAAAGGCGACATCCCCATTGGCACAGTCAACAGTATCCTTAAAGACGCGGGGCTTAAATAA
- a CDS encoding HNH endonuclease signature motif containing protein, with protein MAKEFAKAFYRSRAWRNTREAYAASVGWLCEDCLAAGIYKPGEIVHHKVALMPSNIDDPGITLAWNNLRLVCRDCHAKEHGGTKRYKVDEAGRLRFIG; from the coding sequence ATGGCAAAAGAATTTGCGAAAGCATTTTACAGATCGCGAGCCTGGCGGAATACGCGGGAAGCTTATGCGGCCAGTGTTGGCTGGCTGTGTGAGGATTGTTTGGCTGCTGGCATCTACAAGCCGGGGGAGATTGTCCACCATAAGGTGGCGCTGATGCCAAGCAATATTGATGACCCGGGTATCACCTTGGCCTGGAATAATCTTAGGCTTGTGTGCCGGGATTGCCATGCCAAAGAGCATGGCGGAACGAAACGCTACAAGGTGGATGAGGCGGGGAGGCTACGGTTCATCGGATAG
- a CDS encoding terminase large subunit: MDNYILAYYQAIQDGSVVVGKWIRLFYEYIIKGLEQQSFFYESKHAQKAIRFVENFCHHCEGRNDLLKLELWQKAIVSVVFGIMDDNGCRMFREIVIIIGRKNGKTLFAAALIAYCTFLDGEYGAKVFCVAPKLDQADLVYSAFWQTIQQEPELAALIRRRKSDYYVESTNSSIKKIAFNAKKSDGFNPHLTVCDEIASWPGDQGLKQYEVMKSALGARRQPLIVSISTSGYLNEGIYDELIKRATRFLLGDSKERRLAPFLYMIDDISKWNDINELRKSNPNLGVSISVDYLLEEIAVAEGSLSKKAEFLTKYCNIKQNSSQAWLSTRAVERASGPALHMEDFRNTYCVGGIDLSRTTDLTACTAVIEQNGRLNVFAKFFLPAERIEEATARDGLPYAAYVQRGFLQLSGDNFVDYHDCFDWFRELVERYQIYPLKVGYDRYTAQYLVQEMAAYGFHMDDVFQGYNLTPVIRETEGLMKDGAIHIGDNDLLKVHLLNTALKSEAESGRSKPVKLATTDHIDGTAALLDAMTVRQKYYAEIGEQLKNGG, from the coding sequence ATGGATAACTATATCCTGGCGTATTATCAGGCCATCCAGGATGGCTCCGTTGTCGTGGGAAAATGGATTCGTCTTTTTTATGAATATATCATCAAGGGACTGGAACAGCAGTCCTTTTTCTATGAATCTAAGCATGCTCAAAAGGCGATCCGGTTCGTCGAAAACTTTTGCCACCATTGCGAAGGCCGCAATGATTTGCTAAAGCTGGAATTATGGCAAAAGGCCATTGTCTCGGTGGTTTTTGGGATTATGGATGATAACGGATGTCGAATGTTCCGGGAGATCGTCATCATCATAGGACGAAAGAATGGCAAAACGCTGTTTGCCGCCGCGCTCATTGCCTACTGCACGTTTTTGGACGGTGAATATGGCGCAAAGGTCTTTTGCGTGGCCCCAAAATTGGATCAGGCGGATCTGGTGTACAGCGCCTTCTGGCAGACGATCCAGCAGGAGCCGGAGCTTGCCGCACTGATCCGGCGCCGCAAATCCGACTACTATGTCGAGAGCACCAACAGCAGCATTAAGAAGATTGCTTTTAACGCCAAGAAGTCGGACGGTTTCAACCCCCACCTGACAGTTTGCGACGAGATTGCGAGCTGGCCAGGGGATCAGGGCCTCAAGCAATACGAGGTCATGAAATCGGCGCTGGGCGCCCGCAGACAGCCGCTCATCGTGTCGATCAGCACCTCGGGATACCTCAATGAGGGGATCTATGACGAGCTCATCAAGCGGGCCACACGCTTCTTGCTGGGGGATTCCAAGGAGCGGCGGCTGGCCCCATTTCTCTACATGATCGACGATATCAGCAAATGGAACGACATCAACGAGCTGAGGAAGTCCAACCCCAATCTTGGCGTGTCGATATCGGTGGACTATCTGCTGGAGGAAATCGCCGTAGCCGAGGGCAGCTTGTCCAAGAAGGCGGAATTCTTGACAAAGTACTGCAATATCAAGCAGAACAGCAGTCAAGCATGGCTATCCACCAGGGCGGTGGAAAGGGCGAGCGGCCCGGCGCTCCATATGGAGGACTTCCGCAACACCTATTGCGTGGGCGGCATCGATCTGTCCCGCACTACCGACCTTACAGCCTGCACGGCGGTTATCGAGCAGAATGGGCGGCTGAATGTATTCGCTAAATTTTTCCTTCCGGCGGAACGGATCGAGGAAGCGACGGCTCGGGACGGGCTGCCCTACGCGGCCTATGTGCAGCGGGGATTCCTCCAGCTTTCGGGGGACAACTTCGTGGATTACCATGATTGTTTCGACTGGTTCCGGGAGCTGGTGGAGCGCTATCAAATCTATCCGCTCAAGGTAGGGTATGACCGCTACACGGCCCAGTACCTGGTCCAGGAGATGGCCGCCTACGGTTTCCACATGGACGATGTGTTCCAGGGTTACAACCTTACGCCGGTGATCCGGGAGACGGAGGGCCTGATGAAGGATGGCGCCATCCATATTGGCGACAATGATCTGCTCAAGGTCCATCTGCTCAACACTGCGCTTAAGAGCGAGGCCGAAAGCGGACGAAGCAAGCCGGTAAAGCTTGCCACTACAGACCATATCGACGGCACGGCGGCACTGCTGGACGCGATGACGGTCCGGCAAAAATACTATGCCGAGATCGGCGAGCAGCTCAAAAATGGAGGATGA
- a CDS encoding phage portal protein produces the protein MGLFEKIFKRPAAHGEAEGFFRTLTAYAPAFTTWSGSIYESELVRSAIHARATHISKLQITASGTAKPKLQTKLRAGPNEWQTWGQFLYRLSTILDVQNTAFIVPVLDSFGEIGGFYPLLPSRCEILQYSGEPWLRYQFQTGGFAAMELRSCGIMTKFQYTDDFFGENNRALTPTMELVSIQNQGIAEGVKSAATFRFAAKVNNFTKPEDLSKERQRFSRENLQGEGGILLFPNTYSEIQQIKSTPFVVDAAQMSAINQNVYNYFGVNEDVLQNRAYGDAWSAFYEGGVEPFAIQFSDVTTRMAFTERERASGSYLMATANRLQYMSNTEKLNVSAQMADRGIMNRDEIREIWNLPPLPNGQGQAYTIRGEYYLLGQDGSVTKKGDDLTGDQQG, from the coding sequence GTGGGGCTGTTTGAGAAAATCTTCAAGCGCCCGGCGGCACACGGAGAAGCCGAAGGCTTCTTCCGGACGCTTACTGCCTATGCGCCGGCATTCACGACTTGGTCCGGCTCCATCTACGAGAGCGAGCTGGTGCGCTCCGCGATCCATGCGAGGGCGACCCATATCAGCAAGCTTCAGATTACGGCGAGCGGCACAGCAAAGCCCAAACTGCAAACCAAGCTTAGAGCGGGCCCAAACGAGTGGCAGACCTGGGGACAGTTCCTTTACCGGCTGTCCACCATTCTGGACGTGCAAAACACCGCTTTCATCGTTCCGGTGCTGGACAGCTTTGGCGAGATCGGCGGGTTCTATCCGCTGCTTCCGTCCCGCTGTGAGATTCTGCAGTATTCCGGCGAGCCGTGGCTAAGGTATCAGTTCCAGACGGGCGGGTTCGCGGCCATGGAGCTTCGAAGCTGCGGCATCATGACCAAGTTCCAGTACACGGACGATTTTTTCGGCGAGAACAACCGCGCTCTGACGCCCACCATGGAGCTGGTGAGTATCCAGAACCAGGGCATTGCGGAGGGGGTCAAGAGCGCCGCAACCTTCCGGTTCGCCGCCAAGGTCAATAACTTCACCAAACCGGAAGATTTGTCCAAGGAGCGGCAGCGCTTTTCCCGAGAGAATCTCCAGGGCGAGGGCGGCATCCTGCTGTTCCCCAACACCTACAGCGAGATCCAGCAGATCAAATCAACGCCCTTTGTCGTGGACGCTGCCCAGATGTCGGCAATCAACCAAAACGTATACAACTACTTCGGGGTCAATGAGGATGTGCTCCAAAACAGAGCCTACGGCGATGCCTGGAGCGCGTTCTATGAGGGTGGAGTGGAGCCCTTCGCCATCCAGTTCTCGGACGTGACGACACGGATGGCCTTCACGGAGCGGGAGCGCGCCTCTGGCTCTTATCTCATGGCCACCGCGAACCGATTGCAGTACATGAGCAACACAGAAAAGCTCAACGTATCGGCCCAAATGGCGGACCGCGGGATCATGAACCGTGATGAGATCCGGGAGATCTGGAATCTGCCGCCGCTGCCGAATGGGCAGGGCCAAGCCTACACTATCCGCGGCGAGTACTACCTCTTGGGGCAGGATGGCAGCGTGACAAAGAAAGGGGATGATCTGACAGGTGATCAGCAAGGATAG